A region from the Phycisphaerales bacterium genome encodes:
- a CDS encoding phosphoglycerate dehydrogenase: MKVLVADKFEAAGLEGLKALGATVEYHPGLGTEKLPGAITEHAPEILVVRSTKVPAGVTAEAKGLRVIVRAGSGVDNIDVAAARSRGIKVCNCPGMNAVAVAELAFGLILACDRRIPDQCVAAREGKWNKKEFSKARGLKGTTLAVVGVGAIGQEVITRGVAFGMRVIAWSRSITEQHARALGCEFGGTDTPALHALAKQADVVSVHLPLADSTKHLFGTEFFGCMKPGAIFVNTSRGPIVDEAALRSAIQSKGIRAGLDVYEDQPSATEGAWSNATVKLPGVVSTHHCGASTDQAQMAVALEVVRIVRIFKESGRVEHEVGG; this comes from the coding sequence ATGAAGGTCTTGGTAGCGGACAAGTTCGAGGCGGCGGGATTGGAGGGGCTCAAGGCGCTGGGCGCCACGGTCGAGTACCACCCGGGCCTTGGGACGGAGAAACTCCCCGGAGCGATCACCGAGCACGCGCCCGAGATCCTCGTGGTCCGCTCGACCAAAGTCCCCGCGGGGGTAACGGCCGAGGCGAAGGGGCTGAGGGTCATCGTCCGCGCGGGGAGCGGCGTGGACAACATCGATGTCGCCGCGGCCCGGTCTCGCGGGATCAAGGTCTGCAACTGCCCGGGGATGAACGCGGTCGCCGTCGCCGAGTTGGCGTTCGGGCTGATTCTCGCGTGCGATCGGCGGATTCCGGACCAGTGCGTGGCGGCCCGCGAGGGGAAATGGAACAAGAAGGAGTTCTCCAAGGCGCGGGGGCTCAAGGGGACGACGCTCGCGGTCGTCGGCGTGGGCGCGATCGGGCAGGAGGTCATCACGCGCGGCGTGGCGTTCGGCATGCGCGTGATCGCGTGGAGCCGGAGCATCACCGAGCAGCACGCGCGGGCGCTGGGGTGTGAGTTTGGCGGGACGGACACGCCGGCGCTGCACGCGCTGGCGAAGCAGGCGGACGTGGTGAGTGTGCATCTGCCGCTGGCGGATTCGACGAAGCACCTGTTCGGCACGGAGTTCTTCGGGTGCATGAAGCCCGGGGCGATCTTTGTGAACACGAGCCGCGGGCCGATCGTGGATGAGGCCGCACTCCGGTCGGCGATCCAATCGAAGGGGATCCGGGCGGGGCTGGATGTGTACGAGGACCAGCCCTCGGCGACGGAAGGGGCGTGGTCGAACGCGACGGTGAAACTGCCGGGGGTGGTTTCGACGCATCACTGCGGGGCGAGCACGGACCAGGCCCAGATGGCGGTCGCCCTCGAGGTGGTGCGAATCGTTCGGATCTTCAAGGAATCGGGGCGGGTCGAGCACGAGGTCGGCGGCTGA
- a CDS encoding peptidylprolyl isomerase has protein sequence MNHFPIQNLSLPRSRLLLSLAALCSLLLLASCATQRPIPGTAHEAIRGTQPESTLNAQGPRIQPSVTSSKTPLATTSSGGVITLADIQTQLLEAQGRAIAEEVALDRALARELKAKSLTIHDQDLDREEQELLQNVARGARTDADEAQRLILQIRRERGLGPARYRALLLRNAALRALVAPEIDITPAEIEREQSLRASPRVRARVIITRTREQASDLRRRLESTPTEERATRFAELAAAYSTDASATNAGQLEPFALEDPAVPAVLRNLLQGLNPGDLTPLFILDSTVGFALFEGTNPAPAAAPSTEDIIRELRTKYERIAMDRLAKDLLAGEYLKFTDLSIRW, from the coding sequence ATGAACCACTTTCCGATCCAGAACCTCAGTCTGCCTCGATCTCGACTCCTTCTTTCCCTCGCGGCTTTGTGCTCGCTTCTCTTGCTCGCCTCGTGTGCAACCCAGCGCCCTATTCCCGGAACAGCACACGAAGCCATCCGCGGCACACAACCCGAATCGACACTCAACGCTCAAGGCCCGCGAATCCAGCCTTCGGTCACTTCCAGCAAGACCCCACTCGCCACCACGTCAAGCGGCGGCGTCATCACCCTCGCCGATATCCAGACCCAACTCCTCGAAGCCCAGGGCCGGGCCATCGCCGAAGAAGTCGCCCTCGATCGCGCCCTCGCCCGTGAACTCAAGGCCAAATCACTCACTATCCACGACCAGGACCTCGACCGCGAGGAGCAGGAACTCCTCCAGAACGTCGCGAGGGGCGCCCGCACCGACGCCGACGAGGCCCAGCGCCTCATCCTCCAGATCCGGCGCGAGAGAGGCCTCGGCCCCGCACGCTACCGCGCGCTCCTCCTCCGAAACGCCGCCCTCCGCGCCCTCGTCGCCCCCGAGATCGACATCACTCCCGCGGAAATCGAGCGAGAACAATCGCTCCGGGCCTCCCCACGTGTCCGTGCGCGCGTCATCATCACCCGGACCCGTGAGCAGGCGAGTGACCTCCGTCGCCGTCTCGAATCCACGCCCACCGAGGAACGCGCAACTCGCTTTGCCGAACTCGCCGCCGCCTACTCCACCGACGCCTCGGCCACCAACGCCGGGCAACTCGAGCCCTTCGCCCTCGAAGACCCTGCCGTCCCTGCCGTGCTCCGCAATCTTCTCCAAGGCCTGAACCCGGGCGATCTGACACCTCTTTTCATCCTCGACTCGACCGTGGGATTTGCCCTCTTCGAGGGAACCAACCCCGCTCCAGCGGCCGCCCCTTCAACTGAGGACATCATCCGTGAGTTACGTACTAAATACGAACGGATCGCTATGGATCGATTGGCAAAGGATCTCTTGGCGGGCGAATACCTAAAATTTACCGATCTATCTATCCGGTGGTAG
- a CDS encoding substrate-binding domain-containing protein produces the protein MKHHVNRSGGVGSWLRVGAAMAFGVLASLGMQGCEQKNPPVDSAPKTSESAPSHGAATNPGEAKPAVTADSVKGDAPKVRPLRIGVIAKSQSNPVFQAARTGALAAGAELSKKYGVKIDVIWQTPTNEDAQKQGQYIEQLVGQGVDAISVSCTDGDVLKLPIDSAVDRGVLVVTFDSDSPKSKRFAYYGIDDEACGREVMKQLAKAMGDTGGPIAILGGNQTAPNLQARIRGVKQELDSLKAKGFTLKDVYYHKETAPDAAATVQQVQTANPDIAGWAMVGGWPLFTKDALTGVAGRAKVVSVDTLREELAYVAKGEVQALIGQDCYGWGHESVRIAVEKLLEGKDPASPVVHFDLQIVTKDNVKEFEGIWDKWLEQK, from the coding sequence ATGAAGCATCATGTGAATCGATCGGGTGGCGTGGGCTCTTGGTTGCGCGTGGGCGCGGCGATGGCGTTTGGCGTGCTCGCGTCTTTGGGAATGCAGGGGTGCGAGCAGAAGAACCCGCCTGTGGATTCTGCGCCCAAGACGAGCGAGTCGGCGCCGAGCCATGGCGCCGCGACGAATCCGGGCGAGGCGAAGCCTGCCGTGACGGCGGACTCGGTGAAGGGCGACGCGCCAAAGGTTCGTCCCTTGCGGATCGGCGTGATCGCGAAGTCGCAGTCGAATCCGGTCTTCCAGGCGGCGCGGACGGGGGCGCTGGCCGCGGGCGCGGAACTCTCGAAGAAGTATGGCGTGAAGATCGATGTGATCTGGCAGACGCCGACGAATGAGGATGCGCAGAAGCAGGGGCAGTACATCGAGCAACTCGTCGGGCAGGGTGTCGACGCGATCTCGGTCTCGTGCACCGATGGCGATGTGCTGAAACTGCCGATCGACAGCGCTGTGGATCGCGGCGTGCTCGTGGTGACCTTCGATTCGGACAGCCCCAAGTCCAAGCGGTTCGCGTACTACGGCATCGACGACGAGGCGTGCGGACGCGAGGTCATGAAGCAACTCGCCAAGGCGATGGGCGACACGGGCGGGCCGATCGCGATCCTTGGCGGGAATCAGACGGCGCCGAACCTCCAGGCTCGCATCCGCGGCGTGAAGCAGGAACTGGACTCGCTCAAGGCCAAAGGGTTCACGCTCAAGGACGTGTACTACCACAAGGAGACCGCGCCGGATGCGGCGGCGACGGTGCAGCAGGTGCAGACGGCGAATCCGGACATCGCCGGTTGGGCGATGGTGGGGGGGTGGCCGCTGTTCACCAAGGACGCGCTGACGGGTGTTGCGGGACGGGCGAAGGTGGTGTCGGTGGACACGCTGCGTGAGGAACTCGCGTATGTGGCCAAGGGCGAGGTGCAGGCGCTCATCGGGCAGGACTGCTATGGCTGGGGGCATGAGTCGGTGCGAATCGCTGTCGAGAAGTTGCTCGAGGGAAAGGACCCGGCGAGCCCGGTCGTCCACTTTGATCTCCAGATCGTCACGAAGGACAATGTGAAGGAGTTTGAGGGGATCTGGGATAAGTGGTTGGAGCAGAAGTGA
- a CDS encoding ABC transporter permease — protein MSSSGGGTRAIESGGHPVWRRLLLAQESGLILVIVLMMIALSIFSHPIPSRHLDPETGQWVTTTVNAFFNTQNLVLVATQASYTAIMAVGMTAIIVLGGIDLSVGSIYAVSAIVGAIALRALEQGAGDAGAGAAVSIAVGLGVCVLTGMACGVANGAMVVGLRVHPFIITLGTMAALRGVAFIMTKGQSVSGLPTSFVAGFMKLPLTIGAKGSLAVYPVPVVIMGLVAMAGHFVLTRTVPGRQTFAIGGNETAAKYAGIGVGYVKVLVFAVMGALAGLSAAVYIGYYGAATSAAGTGDELTVIAASVIGGASLSGGRGSALGAVLGAVLIQLITNAMIILSIDTNYTQVVMGAAIVIAVVLDQLKTRLMPTGR, from the coding sequence GTGTCATCGAGCGGCGGCGGTACACGAGCGATTGAGAGCGGGGGGCACCCAGTGTGGCGTCGCCTGCTTCTGGCCCAGGAGTCGGGTCTGATCCTCGTGATCGTTCTGATGATGATTGCGCTCTCGATCTTCTCGCACCCGATTCCCTCGCGTCATCTGGATCCCGAGACGGGGCAATGGGTGACGACGACCGTCAACGCGTTCTTCAACACGCAGAATCTGGTGCTGGTGGCGACGCAGGCGAGTTACACGGCGATCATGGCCGTGGGCATGACGGCGATCATCGTGCTGGGCGGGATCGATCTGTCGGTGGGGTCGATCTATGCCGTGAGCGCGATCGTGGGGGCGATCGCGTTGCGAGCGTTGGAACAGGGGGCTGGTGACGCCGGGGCCGGTGCGGCGGTGTCGATCGCCGTGGGACTTGGCGTGTGCGTGCTGACGGGGATGGCGTGCGGCGTGGCGAACGGGGCGATGGTGGTGGGGCTGCGCGTGCATCCGTTCATCATCACGCTGGGGACGATGGCGGCGTTGCGCGGCGTGGCGTTCATCATGACCAAGGGGCAGTCGGTGAGCGGGCTGCCCACGTCGTTTGTTGCGGGGTTCATGAAGTTGCCGCTGACGATCGGAGCGAAGGGATCGCTCGCGGTGTATCCCGTGCCGGTGGTGATCATGGGATTAGTCGCGATGGCGGGACACTTTGTGCTGACGCGGACGGTTCCCGGGCGGCAGACGTTCGCGATCGGCGGGAACGAGACGGCGGCGAAGTATGCCGGGATCGGCGTGGGGTATGTCAAGGTCCTGGTCTTCGCGGTGATGGGGGCGCTCGCGGGTCTGTCGGCGGCGGTGTACATCGGGTATTACGGGGCGGCGACCTCGGCCGCGGGGACGGGGGACGAGTTGACGGTCATCGCGGCGAGCGTGATCGGCGGGGCGTCGCTCTCGGGCGGGCGCGGGAGCGCGCTCGGGGCGGTGCTGGGCGCGGTGCTCATCCAACTCATCACCAACGCGATGATCATACTGAGTATTGACACGAACTACACGCAGGTGGTGATGGGTGCGGCGATCGTGATCGCGGTGGTGCTGGATCAGTTGAAGACGCGGCTGATGCCCACGGGGCGGTAG
- a CDS encoding serine/threonine protein kinase produces the protein MPATLARPEDASLDADTLRRVEDAVIRLLTLSPSERESALVALGRDEPDVEREARSLLKHAANVTQFLATPALGTNLDSLGFDTPQLAEDLSGLVIGAYKLTSKIATGGMGAVYRASRIDGQFEQDVAVKIVKRGMDSDEILRRFVHERQTLANLNHPNIARLIDGGVTGSGRPYLVMELIAGEPIDEYVSTRALDIPSRLTLFRTVCDAVRFAHQNLVIHRDLKPSNILVTADGVPKLLDFGIAKVLKEGPRLDQTYTSPADRLLTPEYASPEQIRGEIVTTASDVYALGVILYELLTSARPYTFASRTTADLERVVCEQNPPLPSVASPAHTRALRGDLDTITLTAMRKEPFRRYASVEALIADLDRYSRGLPILARPDTLSYRASKFIRRNTLACVLASIAVVLGAVGVGIYIAQSIRVTHQRDEAYSARDQSEAITAFLSQMLRPPAPIARGRETRVADVLDHALIQADAELSDRPLVHAAVGSSIGRTWLELGEITQAEASVRDALARREAILPPGHHDIAESKLDLAEVLFRKEDYDGAARLANEALEAHRRLRGDANLDTARCYNTLGAIHRATAQLDEAESDHRTALQIRQEIMKRSRGAEHAQAELDAAESLNNLAVVRRLKGDALEAIERFEQALELRLKNLPADHPLVIQSETNLGLMYLQRDRFEEAKRLYAQAMPGAERVYGSTSAFFGTTLRNYAQLQLETGDPENAIPNLNRAITILSPQLGDDSMGVVLAKAHLLRAFRMTREFSQGESTAASLDALLSTVASLQGQLRAVATHLYEFYDAAGRPADADRWRQRLADSPP, from the coding sequence ATGCCCGCGACACTGGCCCGACCGGAGGACGCCTCCCTGGACGCCGACACGCTACGCCGCGTTGAAGACGCCGTGATACGCCTGCTCACCCTCTCGCCGAGCGAGCGTGAGTCGGCCCTCGTCGCGCTCGGGCGCGACGAACCCGATGTCGAGCGCGAGGCCCGTTCGCTCCTGAAGCACGCCGCAAACGTGACTCAGTTTCTCGCGACGCCCGCCCTGGGCACCAATCTCGATTCACTCGGCTTCGACACGCCGCAACTCGCCGAGGATCTCTCCGGCCTCGTCATCGGCGCGTACAAACTCACCTCCAAGATCGCCACCGGCGGCATGGGCGCCGTCTATCGCGCCTCACGAATCGACGGGCAGTTCGAGCAGGACGTCGCCGTCAAGATCGTGAAACGCGGCATGGACTCCGACGAGATCCTCCGCCGATTCGTCCACGAGCGCCAGACCCTTGCCAATCTCAATCACCCCAACATCGCCCGCCTGATCGACGGCGGTGTCACCGGCTCCGGCCGCCCGTACCTCGTCATGGAACTCATCGCGGGCGAGCCGATCGATGAGTACGTCTCCACACGCGCGCTCGACATCCCCTCACGGCTCACGCTCTTCCGCACTGTCTGCGACGCCGTCCGTTTCGCCCACCAGAACCTCGTCATCCACCGCGATCTCAAACCCAGCAACATCCTCGTCACCGCCGACGGCGTGCCGAAACTTCTCGACTTCGGCATCGCCAAGGTGCTCAAGGAAGGCCCTCGCCTGGACCAGACCTACACCTCGCCCGCCGACCGACTGCTCACCCCCGAGTACGCCAGCCCCGAGCAGATCCGGGGCGAGATCGTCACGACCGCGAGCGATGTCTACGCCCTTGGCGTCATCCTCTACGAACTCCTGACGAGTGCTCGCCCGTACACCTTCGCCTCGCGCACGACGGCGGACCTCGAGCGTGTGGTCTGCGAGCAGAATCCGCCCCTTCCCAGCGTCGCCTCGCCCGCCCATACTCGCGCCCTCCGCGGCGATCTCGACACGATCACGTTGACCGCCATGCGCAAGGAGCCGTTCCGCCGGTACGCCTCGGTCGAGGCCCTCATCGCCGACCTCGATCGCTACAGCCGCGGCCTGCCCATCCTCGCGCGCCCCGACACGCTCTCGTATCGCGCCTCGAAGTTCATCCGACGCAACACGCTCGCCTGCGTCCTCGCGTCCATCGCGGTCGTGCTCGGCGCGGTCGGCGTTGGGATCTACATCGCCCAGTCTATCCGCGTGACGCACCAGCGTGATGAGGCCTATTCCGCGCGCGACCAGTCCGAGGCGATCACGGCATTCCTCTCCCAGATGCTCCGCCCACCCGCGCCCATCGCCCGCGGTCGCGAGACGCGCGTCGCCGACGTCCTCGACCACGCGCTCATCCAGGCCGATGCCGAGTTGAGCGACCGCCCGCTCGTTCATGCCGCGGTCGGGAGCAGCATCGGGCGAACCTGGCTCGAACTCGGAGAGATCACCCAGGCCGAGGCCTCCGTCCGCGACGCGCTCGCACGCCGCGAGGCGATCCTCCCGCCCGGGCACCACGACATCGCCGAGAGCAAACTCGACCTCGCCGAGGTCCTCTTCCGCAAGGAGGACTACGACGGCGCCGCTCGACTCGCGAACGAGGCGCTCGAGGCCCATCGCCGACTCCGCGGCGACGCCAACCTCGACACCGCGCGCTGCTACAACACCCTCGGCGCGATCCATCGCGCCACGGCCCAACTCGACGAGGCCGAGAGCGACCACCGGACCGCACTTCAGATCCGTCAGGAGATCATGAAACGATCGAGGGGCGCCGAGCACGCCCAGGCCGAACTCGACGCCGCCGAGAGTCTCAACAACCTCGCGGTTGTGCGCCGACTCAAGGGCGACGCGCTCGAGGCCATCGAACGCTTCGAGCAGGCCCTCGAACTCCGTCTGAAGAACCTTCCCGCCGACCATCCGCTCGTCATCCAGAGCGAGACGAACCTCGGGCTGATGTACCTCCAACGCGACCGATTCGAGGAGGCCAAGCGGCTCTACGCTCAGGCCATGCCCGGAGCCGAGCGCGTCTATGGCTCCACCTCGGCGTTCTTCGGCACGACGCTCCGCAACTACGCCCAACTCCAACTCGAGACCGGCGACCCCGAAAACGCCATCCCCAATCTCAACCGCGCCATCACCATCCTCTCGCCTCAACTCGGCGATGACTCCATGGGCGTCGTCCTCGCCAAAGCGCACCTCCTTCGCGCGTTTCGAATGACCCGCGAGTTCTCACAGGGAGAATCGACGGCCGCGTCGCTCGACGCCCTTCTCTCGACCGTCGCGTCGCTCCAGGGCCAACTCCGCGCCGTCGCGACGCACCTCTATGAGTTCTACGATGCCGCGGGCCGCCCCGCGGATGCGGATCGCTGGCGTCAGAGGCTTGCCGACTCGCCTCCCTAG
- a CDS encoding prepilin-type N-terminal cleavage/methylation domain-containing protein codes for MRARHGRGFTLIELLVVIAIIALLIGLLLPALAQAKRSARLLKCQNNLNQLGTGISGYAATYLDKIVSFSWTRKVYATSQYADLRPAGGLFAEDLRAAAAQATDIMRRRSGRSDIPWPTNWIPYILYNHLALQDFMDFNLPSPWVVCPEDSTRMRWWNVPAFRTNTAQPQPAGTNSQNWRWPYSSSYQFVPAAMSPDRGDGTSNTFAQAATHYQYQLTQPDPNRQNTLGRRRLGDVAYPSQKVVLYDAVARHFGKREWAMEYPEAKQPLLFFDGHVAIFQTGTPTGPAGDRVGNSINPGFNVRSPRSTAPTVYSYQPQAWEPPLRNGTRVGGESVIGYLRWTRGGLKGIDVQAAEINTSNW; via the coding sequence ATGCGAGCACGACACGGTCGGGGCTTTACGCTCATTGAGTTGCTGGTGGTGATCGCGATTATCGCGCTTTTGATCGGGCTGCTGTTGCCCGCGCTCGCGCAGGCGAAGCGGTCGGCGCGATTGCTCAAGTGCCAGAACAACTTGAATCAGTTGGGGACGGGCATATCGGGATACGCGGCGACGTATCTGGACAAGATCGTGTCGTTCAGTTGGACCCGCAAGGTCTATGCGACGAGCCAGTATGCCGACCTGAGGCCTGCTGGGGGGTTGTTTGCCGAGGACCTTCGCGCGGCGGCGGCGCAAGCGACGGACATCATGCGTCGGCGCTCGGGACGGAGCGACATTCCGTGGCCGACGAACTGGATCCCGTACATTCTGTACAACCACCTGGCGCTCCAGGACTTCATGGACTTCAATCTACCCTCGCCGTGGGTGGTGTGTCCGGAGGATTCGACTCGGATGCGATGGTGGAACGTGCCGGCGTTTCGGACGAACACGGCGCAACCACAGCCGGCAGGGACAAACTCTCAGAACTGGCGATGGCCGTATTCCTCGTCGTATCAGTTTGTGCCCGCGGCGATGTCGCCGGATCGAGGCGACGGCACGAGCAACACGTTCGCTCAGGCGGCGACACACTATCAGTACCAACTCACGCAGCCGGATCCGAATCGGCAGAACACGCTCGGGCGGCGCCGGCTGGGCGATGTCGCCTATCCGTCGCAGAAGGTCGTGCTGTACGACGCTGTGGCACGGCACTTCGGGAAGCGCGAGTGGGCGATGGAGTATCCCGAGGCGAAGCAGCCCCTGCTTTTCTTCGACGGGCACGTGGCGATCTTCCAGACGGGAACTCCAACGGGCCCCGCGGGCGATCGCGTCGGCAACTCGATCAATCCCGGGTTCAATGTGCGATCGCCACGGAGCACGGCTCCGACGGTCTACTCGTATCAACCGCAGGCCTGGGAGCCGCCACTCCGCAATGGCACTCGCGTGGGCGGGGAGTCCGTCATTGGCTATCTCCGCTGGACGCGCGGCGGGCTGAAGGGCATCGACGTGCAGGCGGCGGAGATCAACACGTCGAACTGGTAA
- a CDS encoding sugar ABC transporter ATP-binding protein, with amino-acid sequence MFLEARHISKRFGITQALDDVSVSFEAGEVHALMGENGAGKSTLGKTIAGLYKQDSGAVVIDGRELSPGSIEDAFGAGVRIVHQELAQCPNLSVAENLSLHAMPSRFGLVDRRRMRERASRLLARLDPTIDVEAPLGVLSPGRRQIVQIASALDDGGDSASAGHSSRARVIVFDEPTSSLSMGEADRLMEIVRSLAGEGLTILYVSHRMGEIFQVCDRVTVLRDGRFVATNDIKAIDEPTLVEQMIGRRIETARAGEFGSRTSSAGSVGTNGAASEAGALRAMADGDVGHAPPGSVLLEVRGVSSPGKLSDVSLEVRAGEIVGIGGLVGAGRSEVLDAIFGLDSRATGTVRIDGTPVALGNPRAAIAAGVGYVPEDRRNLGLFFLLGIDENIVMPEMPRLARGRLVRRSSSERGVVREKILGFHVKTAAATNVPGTLSGGNQQKVLIARWMGARTRVLLLDEPTRGIDVGTKAEIYRLVREEANRGTAVLLVSSEMPELLALSDRVLVMASGRITGELTGDAMTQTNILRLATKEEPAIA; translated from the coding sequence ATGTTTCTTGAGGCACGGCACATTTCGAAGCGGTTCGGCATCACGCAGGCGTTGGACGACGTGAGCGTGTCGTTCGAGGCGGGCGAGGTGCACGCGCTCATGGGGGAGAACGGCGCGGGCAAGAGCACGCTCGGGAAGACGATCGCCGGGCTGTATAAGCAGGATTCGGGTGCGGTCGTGATCGATGGGCGGGAACTCTCGCCAGGTTCGATCGAGGACGCGTTCGGGGCGGGCGTGCGGATCGTGCACCAGGAACTGGCGCAGTGCCCCAACCTGAGTGTGGCGGAGAATCTGAGCCTGCACGCGATGCCATCGCGATTCGGGCTTGTAGACCGGCGTCGGATGCGGGAGCGGGCGTCGCGGCTGCTCGCACGGCTCGATCCCACGATCGATGTCGAGGCGCCGCTGGGCGTGCTCAGTCCCGGGCGAAGGCAGATCGTGCAGATCGCCAGCGCGCTCGATGATGGAGGCGATTCGGCGAGCGCCGGGCACTCGTCTCGTGCGCGGGTCATCGTCTTCGATGAGCCGACGAGTTCGCTCTCGATGGGCGAGGCGGATCGGCTGATGGAGATCGTGCGCTCGCTCGCGGGCGAAGGGCTGACGATCCTGTATGTCAGCCATCGCATGGGCGAGATCTTCCAGGTGTGCGACCGGGTCACGGTTCTTCGAGATGGCCGATTCGTCGCGACCAACGACATCAAGGCGATCGATGAGCCGACGCTAGTGGAGCAGATGATCGGGCGGCGGATCGAGACGGCGAGAGCAGGGGAGTTTGGTTCACGCACATCGAGCGCCGGATCAGTCGGCACGAACGGCGCGGCGAGCGAGGCCGGGGCGCTCCGGGCGATGGCTGATGGTGATGTGGGGCACGCGCCGCCGGGAAGCGTGTTGCTCGAGGTTCGTGGAGTGTCGTCGCCCGGCAAGTTGTCGGATGTCTCGCTCGAGGTCCGCGCGGGGGAGATCGTGGGGATCGGCGGCTTGGTCGGCGCGGGGCGGTCGGAGGTGCTGGACGCGATCTTCGGGTTGGATTCTCGGGCGACGGGAACGGTGCGGATCGATGGGACGCCCGTCGCGCTCGGGAACCCGAGGGCAGCGATCGCGGCTGGGGTCGGCTATGTCCCCGAAGATCGGCGGAATCTCGGGTTGTTCTTTCTCCTGGGGATCGACGAGAACATCGTGATGCCGGAGATGCCACGGTTGGCTCGCGGGCGACTCGTTCGGCGTTCATCGAGCGAGCGGGGCGTCGTTCGCGAGAAGATCCTCGGGTTCCACGTGAAGACCGCGGCGGCGACGAACGTCCCCGGGACGCTCTCGGGCGGCAACCAGCAGAAGGTGCTCATCGCGCGCTGGATGGGCGCACGCACGCGGGTGCTGCTGCTCGATGAGCCGACGCGCGGCATCGACGTGGGGACCAAGGCCGAGATCTATCGTCTTGTTCGCGAGGAGGCCAACCGAGGGACGGCGGTTTTGCTCGTGTCGAGCGAGATGCCCGAGTTGCTGGCGCTCTCGGATCGCGTGCTCGTGATGGCGAGCGGGCGCATCACGGGCGAGTTGACGGGCGACGCGATGACGCAGACGAACATCCTGCGCCTGGCGACCAAGGAAGAACCCGCGATCGCCTAG